CCGTGCTGTCCGAACGCGAGCGATATCAAGATGCCGAGCGCCAGCGGCGGAAGAAGCACGGATACCAGCAAGACCGCTTGCCACAGCAGGCGTTCGCGTGCCGAGCAGCGCGCGACGTAGAGCGCCATCGGCGTTCCGAGCGCAACCACGATCACCATCGCGATCGCGGTTAGTCCAATCGATACGCGCGCAGCGTCGAGCGTTCCGCTGCCTTCCCAACGCCACGAGCCGACCCGAACGAATAGGCCGGCCAGCGGAAAGAGAACGACGATTGCAAACAGAACCGCGCCTGCGCGCGCGAGGCTACCTTTCAGAGAGTGCGACCGCCCCAACCGGTGAATCGTACGCGTATTGCCGGAAGATCGCCTGGCCGCCAGTGCTCGAGAGCCATTGTACAAATGCCGCAGCCTTGTCGGCACGTGCCGAGCCGGTAATCACCGCCGCATAGTACACGAGTGCTTCGGGATGTGACGTTCGCTCGCCCAGCGTCCGCGTCGCTTGTTGGTAGCGGTCGTGCATCGACTGGTTCCCTAAGTTGATTTCGTCGGGCAAGTTGATGTACGGAAGATTGAACGGCCCAGGTTGAATCTTATAGGCTGAGGCCGCATCGAGCTCACCACTTTGCAGGCGTGCTTCGACGGTCGGCTCGGCGAAGATTTGCGCGGTGTTGATGTTGTCGCCCAAAACTTTTTGCGCGAGACCCGGCTGTTTGTAGTACGCCTCCGCGAGCTGGAACGTGTAGATGATGTTGCGGCCCTGCGGATCGGTCATCGGATCGGTACGGCCGAAACGAATCCCAGGTTGCTGCAAAACCGCGTACCACGGCATCCCGCCGCGTTTACCGGAAGCCGCATCGGCGAACTGCTGCGCGTATTTGCTCTTCGGGCTATATGCAATCACCATCTCGGTTCGCGCAATCGGTACCGCCGTCTGCGCTTTGCCCGCCTTGAGTACCGTCATCGCCGGGCCAGGCGTTACGGGAATGAAGACGTCGGCGGTGATGCTGCCGCCTACGATGAGTTTTGCAAGCGCATCCGAGCCTTGCGCGCGTCCGTGCATGTCAACCGCAAGCGCGCTGGCTGCCGTCGACTTGATCGGGCCTTCCATCATCGAGCCCATCGAGCCGGCGTATGCTACGTCGAGCACGGTGAGTGTCTGCGCGAGCGATTTCGTAGCAAACCCGCCGAGCAGCGTTGCGGCACTTGCAGCGATCCAGGCGGAACGATTCACAGAGTTTCTCCTAGTCGGGTGATGTCGTAAGGTCCGAATGCCGCGAGATCGCGGCGAAACGCCGTCGAGCGCAACGCGCTCACCATCGCCGCGACGCCGGTGTGGCCGCAATCGCTGCGCCGAATCACGAGAACGCAGCGCTCGTTACGTAGCGGGATGAACGATAGGCGAAATGCGTCGGCGACGCCGGCGACTCCGAGACCGACATCGGCGTATCCGAACGCGACGGCACGCGCGACGTCGGCGTGACCGGCAACCGCGTGTCCGTAGCCGGCGATCGTTTGCGATGCCACGCCCGCACGTCGAAGCTCCGTGTCGAGGAGCGTGCGGGCTCCGGCGCCAACGGCTCGATTCGCGAGCCGCATACTGCCGCGGGCGAGATCGCGAGCTCCCCGAAATTTTTTCGGATTGCCGCGGCCGATGATCCAGCCTTCCTCTATCATCGCGAACTCGTAGACGTCGAAGGCGTCGTCACCCGCGCGCCGCACGAGCCGCTGCACTTCCTCGTTCGAACCGTGCACTAGCGCGGCGTGAACGCGGCGCTCGCGCAGGTCCGCAAGTGCATCGCGATTACTGGTTGCAAACCAGACCGCGTCCGAATCGACGTTCTTGACGTGCGCCGCTAAGAGGGCGAGCGCGGGTTCGCAACCGGCGACGAAGGCCACGGATTCGGTCCGCTCGGGGG
Above is a genomic segment from Candidatus Baltobacteraceae bacterium containing:
- a CDS encoding extracellular solute-binding protein, whose product is MNRSAWIAASAATLLGGFATKSLAQTLTVLDVAYAGSMGSMMEGPIKSTAASALAVDMHGRAQGSDALAKLIVGGSITADVFIPVTPGPAMTVLKAGKAQTAVPIARTEMVIAYSPKSKYAQQFADAASGKRGGMPWYAVLQQPGIRFGRTDPMTDPQGRNIIYTFQLAEAYYKQPGLAQKVLGDNINTAQIFAEPTVEARLQSGELDAASAYKIQPGPFNLPYINLPDEINLGNQSMHDRYQQATRTLGERTSHPEALVYYAAVITGSARADKAAAFVQWLSSTGGQAIFRQYAYDSPVGAVALSER
- a CDS encoding substrate-binding domain-containing protein translates to MPSAVANGVSSRRRVRGLSQGDLAKAAGVSRQAISAIESGRAQPGVGLALSVARALDASVEDLFGLASGASIEPDPATLAGRRAATATVAGRRVNRQLDPLDPLATPERTESVAFVAGCEPALALLAAHVKNVDSDAVWFATSNRDALADLRERRVHAALVHGSNEEVQRLVRRAGDDAFDVYEFAMIEEGWIIGRGNPKKFRGARDLARGSMRLANRAVGAGARTLLDTELRRAGVASQTIAGYGHAVAGHADVARAVAFGYADVGLGVAGVADAFRLSFIPLRNERCVLVIRRSDCGHTGVAAMVSALRSTAFRRDLAAFGPYDITRLGETL